The window ACACCGCGCCCCTGCCTGACATGCCCATGCCCCTCCGCCTGCGTCCCCGGCTCGGCGTCCTCTGCTGCGCGCTAGCGATCGCCGCAAGCTTGTTCACCGCGGTCCCCGCACGGGCCGAGCTGCTGATCCGCGACGACACCGGCCACGAGCTGCGGCTCGCGCGCCCGGCCGAGCGCATCGTCAGCCTTGCGCCGCACGTCACCGAACTGCTGTACGCCGCCGGTGCCGGCGCGCACGTCGTCGGCGCTGTCGCCTACAGCGATTTTCCCGAAGCCGCGCGCAAGCTGCCGCGCGTCGGCGGCTACAGCAACGTGGATATGGAGGCCATCGCGGCGCTCAAGCCCGATCTGGTGATCGCCTGGAAAAGCGGCAACCGCGATTCGCACCTCGACAAGCTCGCGGCGCTCGGCATCCCGGTGTACATGAGCGAGCCGCGCCGCCTCGAGGACGTCGCGCACAGCCTGGAAAACATCGGCCGGCTGGCCGGAACGGACAAGGCGGCCCGCGCCGCCGCCGATGCGTTCCGCGCCCGCAAGGCGGCGCTCGCCGAACGCTACAGCCAGCGCCCGCGCGTGCGCATGTTCTACCAGATCTGGAACAAGCCGCTGATGACGATCAACGACGAGCACCTCATCTCGGACGTGATCCGGCTGTGCGGCGGGGAAAACGTGTTCGGCGGGCTGAGCGAACTCGCGCCGACGATCGGCGTGGAAAGCGTGCTCGCGGCCGACCCGGAAGTGATCGTCGCCAGCGGCATGGGCGAAGCGCGGCCGGACTGGCTGGATTACTGGAAGCGCTGGCCGAAGCTTGCGGCGATCGCGCGTGACAACCTGTACTTCATCCCTCCCGAGCTGATCCAGCGCCACACGCCGCGCATCCTCGACGGCGCCACGATGCTGTGCGAGCAGCTGGAAGATGCGCGCCGCAAGCGCCGCGGCGCGAAGTGACGCGGGAACCTCAGGCGCGACGCGCGCGCTCGTAGCGCCGGCGCCAGTCGCGCCGCGAGTCCTGCCACCACGCGCGGTCGAAGACCCACGACAAGGTCGGCAGGAGGGGGCCGAGGTGGGTGTTCGCCAGCGACTCGCCGCCGCACACCGGCACGGCCGGGTCGACGCGCAGCACACGCAACCGATCCGCCAGGGTCGGATGGAAGTCCGCGGTCGAGGCCGTGCCGCCGAACATGTCGCGGATGTCCACCGGGCCGGGTTCCGGGCGGCGGAAGCCGGCCATCACCCCGAGGCCCATCTCGCGGAAGGGGCGCACCAGCGGCTGCGGTGCCGTGCGGCTTTGCTCCATGATCTTGCGCCAGTAGTCCTCGTTGAGGAAGCGCTCCTTCAGCGCGACCTCGACGAGCGCCTCGCCGACCCGGCGCGCCCCGACGACGCGCGCCGCGCCCGCGTCCGCTTCGAATTCCTCCAGCCGCGACAGGCGCATCGCCGCGCGCAGGTCGCCCGCGGACCAGCGTTCAAGCACGCCGCCCATGCGCGGCATGTCTTCGATGCAGCGGTCGAGCGCACGGAACCACCACGCGCGCAGGTGCCCCCACCATGCGTGCACGCCCCGGCGCTGCGCCGCGAGGTGGGCAAATTCGTGCGCGAGGATGGCGCCGAACTGGCGCCGCGAGACGCTATGGGCGAGCGG is drawn from Azoarcus sp. DN11 and contains these coding sequences:
- a CDS encoding cobalamin-binding protein, whose amino-acid sequence is MPLRLRPRLGVLCCALAIAASLFTAVPARAELLIRDDTGHELRLARPAERIVSLAPHVTELLYAAGAGAHVVGAVAYSDFPEAARKLPRVGGYSNVDMEAIAALKPDLVIAWKSGNRDSHLDKLAALGIPVYMSEPRRLEDVAHSLENIGRLAGTDKAARAAADAFRARKAALAERYSQRPRVRMFYQIWNKPLMTINDEHLISDVIRLCGGENVFGGLSELAPTIGVESVLAADPEVIVASGMGEARPDWLDYWKRWPKLAAIARDNLYFIPPELIQRHTPRILDGATMLCEQLEDARRKRRGAK
- a CDS encoding M48 family metalloprotease; this translates as MAAVRTRLSLTRARLARTLGLRATVGLSAMTLLAAVLGATAVLLVGWTWAALVDGDVAHALAAVVSFLVALAACALILGWLFAPTAKPDGVRLPRELAQELFALVDSMGKRFGSIRIDAVWVVGDMNAAILQRPRWGWVGPLETHLMIGLPLAHSVSRRQFGAILAHEFAHLAAQRRGVHAWWGHLRAWWFRALDRCIEDMPRMGGVLERWSAGDLRAAMRLSRLEEFEADAGAARVVGARRVGEALVEVALKERFLNEDYWRKIMEQSRTAPQPLVRPFREMGLGVMAGFRRPEPGPVDIRDMFGGTASTADFHPTLADRLRVLRVDPAVPVCGGESLANTHLGPLLPTLSWVFDRAWWQDSRRDWRRRYERARRA